Genomic window (Musa acuminata AAA Group cultivar baxijiao chromosome BXJ1-9, Cavendish_Baxijiao_AAA, whole genome shotgun sequence):
GCCATGGCAATCTCGGCCATTTCCCCTTGCAACAACCCCAGGAGCGCTGGAATCCCTCCGCCCAACCTCAGGAGCAAAATTCCAGGGTTAGGGTTCGACTCGGCCGCTCGACCGGGAGAAATGGGAGAGCGCATACAAGTCGAGGAGGGGAACGCCGCGAGCGAGTGAGCGAGCGAGCGAGGCGGCGTTCGACTCCCGCATAGAAGTTGCCATAAAGAGAAGCCCAAAATTACTGGGCCCCATATTACGGCCCACTTGGGGGGCCACTAAGAGTGCAGTGCTATCAAGCACTGGCCCTCCCACCTCAGAGAAGATGTGATTTTggggttatattattattatcacatttgatatataatttttaatctaGTGCTCCTTCCTTTTCTAAAGAATAATTCACATAAGTATCGAGTTCACCATATATGTTAAGAaagatgatatatttttgttAGGATTAATGCCACAATGAGAACCTGAATGCAACATTGGCATCCAAAAGGGGTATTTAGATCCTCAAGGCATTCCGGGCTCTTCTTCGGACGTAAATTGCTTGAATAGTAGTACCACCGTCCAAATCGAAGGAACTCCCATGTGACAGTAACTGCGTTGCCGGGCGTCCCTGCTGAGCCCTTCACCATTGATGAACGAgagctgctgctactgctgctgtctCCCATTTCATTTCTCACCTACCACCATCGGCAGCTTCCAAGACACTCCACTCTGTAGCTTCAGCTGCATGCACCGTGGACGTGATCCTCTAAAACACAGTTCGATTTATGTGCTGGAGGAGATGATAGCACGGGAGGAAGCAGTACTCATGCAACGTACGCATGTTTGTATTCATGGAATAGCTCCTCCTTTACTCCTGTGCAAAAGCTGCAGCTATGTTCTCGATGATCACACGCAGCACGCCGCTGTGTGCTTCAGGAGATGAAAAGGCTTCCGCTCTGCGGCGACGAATCAAAACAGAGAATAAGAGGACGAAGAAGATGATGATCAGGCAAAGCAGGTCAAAATACGACGCTTCGTCTCAGAGCTGCAGTGCTATGGACCGGTCAACAGCTGCACAAGATTCGTGAGCTTAACCGGTTCCCCGGACACCACGCCGTACGTACGCACGGGAGATGTATGTACACGTACCACACGTATCTATTATATGACCGGTATTTGAAAGAGAATTAAGGAGAACAAAAAAATTAAGTGCTAAAGATCAAAATTGGCTTCCGAGAGAAATCCAATTCATCACTTAAAGTGGATGGCGAAGTTGAACTAAGTGGTGTAAAgggcaaaataaaataaaataaaaatcaaaaatcaaaaaatagCTTGAACAAACAGAAttcgatttttttaattttttttgtggtTTAgcctttttatatttatttcataaaaaCATATGACAGCAAGCTCGCATCCCTCATCGAGAGAAGAAGAGATCTGTTCCATGCTTCCGCATTCTCGGATTATATAATTTCAACAAACACCATGCATGCCTGGGGAATCTTAAAACGACACAAGATATCTTGAACACCATCCTTTGAATTCATAGAAACGGaaaaggggaggggagggggatcTGAGCACATCCTACACAAATTTTCTGCAAAGGAACCAACTGAAGATAGAGAAGAAGAGATCAGAAAGAATAAAATCCTTCTTGCTACATCAGAGCTAGCAATTGCTGATCCATTCATTAGAGTCTGCCTCCTCTCACATGAAGTCCAGTTCAAACATGGCTTGTCCAAGGTGGAGGAGATTGGCTTGCTGAAGGTGGGTGCTGTGGCTTGAACAACCTCCTGTGGACTGGGTGGCCTCATTAGAATCGGAACTCAAGGGGGGATTGTGGTGGTGGAAGAATGTGCCGCTGGATTCTGAGAGGGAGAAGATGTGCTGCTGCTGTGGGAACTTGTCCTCCAACATTGCACCTAAGGTTCCTTGACTTTGGTACATGGTGTTAGAATCCATGCCTCTTCTTTCATCTGCCCCAACTCCTCTTATAGATAAAGCTGGTTCATTCCTCAAATGACCACTCCTTTTGGTACTAATACCAGTGAGATAAACAGGAGTTATGGACTTGGTTGGTGCTGTTAATGGAGGTCAAAGCATGAGAAGAGCAGAGATTTAATAGGAAGGACTGCGCAAagcaaaaagaattataaaagatGGGGACTTCAGATCATTACTGATGTCTTGAGCCTGTTTGGTCTTCTCAATATTGGAGTTGGCTGTGGGAATCACGGAGGCTGAGGACTCTGCTATTCCTGTTGCGAGCTGAGGCTTCCTCCTCCTGCGGTTGTGGTCGGCCAGGCGCTTCCTGCAGCTCCTTTTGGCTTCATCAAACTCTGCCAGCGCATGGAACCTGACCACCATTTGGAGGAGAATGAGGAAGAGAGAAGAGACCTCCATCTGTTAATAGGAAAAATGGCCAAACATCCAATTCTAcaaggctctctctctctctctctctctctccccccaacATGAGAAAGAGGAGCATGTAGAGTTAAAGGATGCCTGCATCAAACCAAGATGTAGAAGCTACAAAAGAGGGGGGAGAACCCGGTCCTTAAATAGACGACTTTAATTTCTATTCTAACCAGTGGAGAAAAGGGTAGGTGCAGTCATTAAAGCACCAGATGCTAGCTGTGAACTAATGTTCATGGAGAACATACGGAGATGGAGGAGCACTTTCTCTATCAAGGAACTGTGGTTTGCTGGTTCATGCTCATATGATTCACAGAGAAAAAAGCATTGAGTTCTGCAGTTAGTGCCACTGGTCTCCATACTTAAGGATAAAACAAAATAGAATAGGGCAATGTGAAGGCTATATAGTTCACATGACTTTTAGAACCTTGTAAACTAGCTCAAGCATGCGAAGACATTATCCTAGAAAATGTACTGAACTCTAGGACACATTTATTGCTGTTGCTGGGAATATTACTACTGATCATGTCCAAATGATCAGGGGGTGATCGAGGTCTTGCAACTCCAACTTCATCTGCTGCATTGCACCCACGCTCCACAAGCAAACATAGGGAGCATAAGACATGGAAACACGGGATCTTTTGGGCTGAAGGAAGAATGAATTGGGTGTGGAATTTGTATGTGGATTCATGTTTCTTCTAGTCTTCGTAATGGAGCTGACAAACGGATCATACCTGCTGCATTGCTGGCAGAACCGCTGCTGCAGTCCATGGGCGATGACGACGGTGGCCTTGGAGTGGAACTCGCACACCTTGTGTCGGCGGTGGTAGTGCTTCGCGCCGGAGAGATCGGCTTTGCACCCCTCGGCCTGGCACCGCGGCGGCTGGTGGCTCAGCGAGTACACGCCTCTCGACCTCGCGAACAGGTGGTCCATCTCGAGGCCGTCCCCGGACGAAAAGTAGGTCCTTTGGCCCAAATTTAGACCGATTCGGCCTCCGCTGTCGATGCCATCCTCCGTCTTGATGAGCGCCACCGGGAAATCCGGCACGGGCGGAGGTGGACAGAAGGCGAAGTGGTTCATGGGGAAGAGAGGAGGCGGGCAATCCAGGGCGGGAGCAGGAGGGAAGATTGGGCGGCTTTGGAGGTCGATAGCTTCGTGGTTGGTGGTGGGAACAGCGGCGTTGAGGTTGTGGGAGGCCGTCGCCCAGTCCCAAAGGTGGCGCTTTTGGTTGTTGCCTTCCAGCCCAGCAAAGGACACCATGGAAGGGACAAAAGCCTCAGCAGAGTTGGACCTGTTCATCATCTTCCCATCAAAAGACTCCcacggaggaagagagagagagagagatagagtgagagtaagagagagagagagagagggtgaaaAAGAAGCAAGAGGGACAAGGGAAGGGGAGAGTACTCAGAAGAGGAAGTTGGGCTCTGGCTTTTCTTCTCCTTTATGGTTTGTTCTGGGCGCAGGTTAAGTATGGAGCAAAAGAGGCAAAGTGGAGAAGCAGGAGAGGGAAAGGGAGAGGGATGGTGATGGttatcatcaccaccaccaccaccattattaCTAATTACTGCTGCTGCTACCTGTGGTAAAGCAAGGCACAGAACATGGAATTTATTCCACCGAGGGACTCATGGCCGTGGTGTTCTGGTTGAGGGCTTTGCGAAGCTCTTTTAAGCGATCATGATTCATGATGAGAGGCTTTTAGCATCTCAAAGGGGTTGTTGATCCTTGTTCTTTTGCATGTAATCCATGTCAGAAAGGTTGATGGTGACAGCGGTACGAAGTAGAGGGAGGAGAAAAGGTTCCACCTTTTCATCTCTTCCATGTTCCTTGCAGGCCCCGTTGCTCTCACCTCTTGGAGTGAACTTACCTTGCTTCACCTTTCACCTTTCACCTTGTTCTCCTTGCGGAGAACTCTTAACTGCACCTGTGTCTTTCTCAAACTCAACAGCCATCAGATCTCAATCTCATATCACCGAATGATGAAGAACAATTTTCATGGAGGGGAGGTTTCAGAAGAGTCCTCTCAACAAAGAGTGGGGAGGACATGGGAATGGTGATGGCAGCAGCGAGGGATCACCCAGTGGTCACCACAACATGCCCCTTTCGTGCATGCGTGATGGGAAAGGGAATTCGATGCTTTCTCTTCTCTTCAATGCTCCAACCACTGAAATGGACACTTGCATCTTTTACCATGCGATGCAGCAGTCAAAAGGAGAGAGCGAGAAAGAGAACAAAAGCTTGTAGTACGTACATGGAGGCACTGCATGATTCCATGTACGTACGTAGAAGCAGTCATCTGAGTTCAAATGATGGAGtagctcttaaacagaattcaacTCTGTTGAGCCTATCAATGATGCATCAAAGCTGCCTTACACATGAGGGCAGATCTCAACACCAGTAATCCAGAGGGATTGGATATGGATTCTGGGGGACATAATTGAGTTCATCATTGTACCAaatatgttatatgtggatgatgacTTGGTACCGCGGAACTATTCCTTGAAACTGGACTCTGAACATGAATTATTAGGTTTGTTCATATGAAAGAGCAGATAGATCAAACTGCAGTGccaccaaaaaataaaaaatcaggtAAATAGATCATCTGTAATCTATCAAACGTTCCTTAATATTTGTGTTAGGGAAAGTATTCAGCATCTGCCTAATAGTCATATACTCCATCTTTGAAGTTTTTCTTCCCGACATAAATGTTGAGCCATTTTTCTCTAATATTAacctttttatatattaaattatattaggCTCCGCTACTGCAACATCTGCCTCGAAAGTAGCTTCATCGGCTTTCCTCACCACACCCACACCCACACGCCATCTCGTCATTATCAGATGATGCTGCTGCTAATGATGGGAACTGCTCTCCACTTCGGATCGATTGTTCTCCCTTCAATGCCTTAAAGATCTCAATGTCTTATCACCAGGACATGGCTGATGGCTGAACCAGAAGCACTTGCAACTCTCCTTCACATATCCTAACTAAGAGTCATTAACTAAAAAGCCCAACtacatttcataattttttttattcgttTAGTGAAAAATGATAAGGGTGATTTACTTAAAAAAATCAACACCTTATGGGATTTTATCTATCCGATGGATGAGGAAGAGAGACGAATGtgacaaaaaaataaagaagataaTGCTACGTGGAAAAGGAGAGATGTGTGATAGATTAAGAAGAGTACAGTAGAGGAAAGGGATAGATGAAcacaacataatatttttttctcatctagtgaaaaaataataaagaatataAGAAAATAATTCGATCAAGAGAAAGGATGAAAAGAGCCTTTCATCCTACTCGTAAATTTTTGTTAATGTCAACGCATCTAAACCATTACATGTTACATGAGACACATGCCATCGTCAACCAGTCATCTAGAGGTCTAAACTATTAGATGAAATATAACTGGATGTACGCACCGTTGTCACAAAGAAGGAACTCACCACAAACATTTCTACACACACATAGAACCACAAGTTTGAGAGACGATCTGCTACAGTACACTGTTCATAAATAGTCAGCCAACATATTGAATACCTGATGCACAACTTGCACGACATGCTTGTACGATGGCTAACGTCTGCAGTGTACTGCCACAGTTTTGTGGCAAGCAGACATGTCTTATGGAGTTTGTCATCTACGTCGTAATGACCACCCAAAGTTTGAGGTCCCCAAACAGTATCTAACTTGTGTGTGATGCCATTGACAACAGGTATCTAACAGTTTCTTTGCCTGCCTCTCACACCGTTTGCATCATCCTCCAAAATGTTGGTATCATGTGCCATCTCACTCactcttgtatttttttttatcgtaATTATGAGAATCGGATCGAATATTGACTCTGTCAAGCTTTGGATCATTGGATTATTGGTTGAACGAATTGAGAGAAATTTTATGACCTTAATCGTTATATATTGAGTATTTTTATAAGTAATCAATTGCTTTGGTCCTTTGACAACTTTCAAGAATTTTGATGGTATTTTTCCTGCCACAATATTTTCCTTGGTTTTGTTCAAGCAAaagggaaggggaggagaggGAAAAGGTGATGGCTGATGTCGCTTGCTGTGTGACAGTGGAGACGGAGATGTGTTAGACGATGGGGGGTGATTGGTGAAGAGGAGAGGGATATTTTCGATAAATTGATGAATAAAGTTGTTTTTAAGTAAAAACTAATTATATAAAGTAAGacgttttttaaataatatatcaaaaataCTTAcattttcctatatatatatatgtatatataaagagagagcgagagagagagagagagagagagagtggcagATAAAGCATGACATATTTATTTAAGTCTGAACCTGGTTTTAATTTTTTGGGAATTATTTTAGCCTTCTAAAATGTTAGACAATAGACAATAGTGGATTTTGGATTATTCAACAAAGATATAATGTTAAATCTAACTTGATTCTATGATCTTTATAAAGTAAAAGAAGAGAAGTTAGGAACGGATGAGTAAGACACAAAATGATATCCTAAGATTACAAGTTCAAAGACtcatttatttaatatattttgaaagcGCTTCGTATATATCTTATTATATCACCATAGGATCAAAAGATTAAAATATACCTTCAccacttatttttttattaaaaaaatcatgatatAAAAGTATGATAATAGATGAAGAACCTTCTTCACATATCATgctaagaaaaaaagaagaaaaaaaaaagctgtaTATTATTTGTATCCGAGATAACGATGAAGATGAGAATCCTGAAAACATTAGTAGAATTTATTGTATATGTTAGAAATATTTTATGCACGTCCGACAACTATGTTTAATGAGAATCCTGAACACATGAGTAGAATTTATTGttattgaatattttaaaaatatttatctgtGTG
Coding sequences:
- the LOC103991186 gene encoding squamosa promoter-binding-like protein 8, which encodes MMNRSNSAEAFVPSMVSFAGLEGNNQKRHLWDWATASHNLNAAVPTTNHEAIDLQSRPIFPPAPALDCPPPLFPMNHFAFCPPPPVPDFPVALIKTEDGIDSGGRIGLNLGQRTYFSSGDGLEMDHLFARSRGVYSLSHQPPRCQAEGCKADLSGAKHYHRRHKVCEFHSKATVVIAHGLQQRFCQQCSRFHALAEFDEAKRSCRKRLADHNRRRRKPQLATGIAESSASVIPTANSNIEKTKQAQDITPTKSITPVYLTGISTKRSGHLRNEPALSIRGVGADERRGMDSNTMYQSQGTLGAMLEDKFPQQQHIFSLSESSGTFFHHHNPPLSSDSNEATQSTGGCSSHSTHLQQANLLHLGQAMFELDFM